From Daphnia magna isolate NIES linkage group LG2, ASM2063170v1.1, whole genome shotgun sequence:
AAAAAACAATGAGAAGAAACCGGCTGAAGAAAATATTAGATCTGCCATTTTTGATGTTCTCAATGGTCGTTACACAATCAGAAAGGCTGCTTAAATTCACAATGTGAAAAAATCTACTCTGTGTTTTTATAAATCCCAACATACCTTGTCCAGTGTAAAGTTGGCCCAAATTCatcaagagaaaagaaaaaccccacagtcaaattttcaatttcaaacaaGAAGAACATCTTGCGCAGTATTTGAAGGAATGTTGTTTATACAACCATGGTCTGTCAATTCAAGAGACGAAGAagcagagataaggagatgggACACGGAATAGGGAAAGCCGCCATGACACATTTTGGCCCGCCATCTAGCGGCTAATTCCCTCCCTTCATCATTAGCAAACGAATTCCTCAGTTTTCTAATGTCATCGAGCTGGTTTGTGTCAAACTAAAGTGTCAACACAGTGTACAAAGGTGAAATAGATAATATTCTGAACGAAATTTCTTTTATAGATTTATGTATAATATAAGCTTAGTTAACTTATTTCGTTTCGAGGTTTCTTTGGACACATTTTGGTTGAAAACTTTGATATGAGATAAACATCTGACTTTAAGGAATCTCAAAGCAACAGATTTCACAAGGTTATTAACGTCACATTTTTTAGAATGCTGAAAAAGACTAGGAAACATGGTATTTACATCAATAATTTTCAGTACTTTCTTGATTAACAGGGCAGCATAATCACACTGAGAAGATTTTAATCCTTGTGACAACATGACTTGGAAAACACACTCGCAAGCAAGAACAATTCTATACACAGAGTTTGAAGGTATACATATAATTCTattctttcttaaatttgaaatatttgctgCATCTTTATCTAAAGGGTCTTCACTAGAATCATACAATGCTTTTCTGCACATGATGCAATCAAAGTGACGTTCAATTTTCACTACACAATACCCAGCAATGAAGGCAAGACATTGGTTTGTAAATGCATCATCAATATTTGAAGCGTTTAACTCTTCCTCATTACAGAAAATCTCCATATCAATCTCAATTTCCTCATCAATTGAATCTTTTTCTACGTGAAAATTCTGGTTCTCAAATATTTGTGATGGAACAAGTGAACAGTTTGATGATAAAGAAGCTGTCACGCCAACACTTTTTATAACGAGAAGTTTTCTCATTATATATTTCACTTGAATTGCAGTTGGGTTATTATTCAACCCACCCCTCAATCGAATAATGCTAAAGAAATGCTCGAGTAAATCTTGCTGAGTAAGTCTAGTGCATACATAATCTAATGGAAGAGGTTGAGTCAACAAATCCCATGCAAGTGCGATAGTAGATGGGATTGTTGCTGTAAAGCCAATTACAACTGATTTTCTCCTGCTGGTACTCACCAATTTACCCGTAGTAAATTGCAATGATTTAAGGAATTTTTGCAATccttgaaaatcttttttttttctggcagGTTTGAAATAGTAAGTGGTGCCCTATCGTTAACTTGTTTCGGATTCCAAGAGTTCAGCATGTCGAAAAGCTTGTTGAACTTACAGCAATACTCCTCAGTGGCCTCACTTCCGACAAACTAGAGGAACGAATGTATTGCAAAGCtaaattaagtaaaaattGGTCTTGTAATGcatcaaaattcaattttcacCTTTGGGTGTTTTAGTTCATCACGTAATTGGCGAAGAGCATCCGCAGTCGAGTTGCTTAAGACTTGTGCAGCAAGAACTACTTTCATCTTGTGTGCGCCAATGTAGACGTGGCTTTTGGTTAACTTGTTACCCAGACGAAATCCTTGGCGGTTCTGGCATTCAAATAGCTCTTCGATGTATGACCATTTCACAGCTTTATGGAAGCCAGGTATTTtgattcccttttttgtttgtgctAATAAATTTCGTGCCAATTTTAACATATGGCAGGTGTCTATAGCATCACGTGAATGTCTTCTTTTGTCTTCGGATGAACGAATGTAGTCTTCATCGTGGCGTACTTCATGCGGCCGGCTTCTGTTTGCTGAGTCTTTATTCGTGCCCGTCTGGGAATGGATTTCGGTCGTTTTTTTGGAAACTTTATGTTTACCCCAAGAACATTTACAATCGTCATATTGGCCGCCAACCCGTTGAAAGTAACTACTTTTACATTTACGTCGAATTCTTGACAGGCGATAATAACATCGGTGAGGACTTTCGCTTGGCCTTGCCCGGTTAAATGATTGGTAAAGTAGTAAGCCATGGGCGATCTCAATTTGCCGTCCAATCCTACTACATAAAATACTAATACTTGAGTAGCAAGAAGTTGATGATCTGTTTCTCGAGTTGAAGGTTTGTCATCGGGAAAATCGGTAAAgcccaaatattttttcagttgtggATCGTAGCACAAGGCCTTCCTCATTGACATTTCATCTAGGCTTATTACGGCGTCTTTTCCGTTCTTTCCGTCTGCAATATCCTTTTGTATCTGAGGCAATACATTCCTTAAAATACCGGAAGAGCAACCAACCGGTGCAAGGTAGCGTCGAAGACTCCGAACTGATGGTAAGGTAAAGATGGATCTCAATTTTTCATATGCAGCGTTAgaataaaaacttaaatttattGCCAGGTCACGGATGAATGAAGAGTATCTGCGACTTCCCACTTGTTGCCGGAATTCCACTTTTCGTTCAGAAAGAGTTGGTAAGCTGTTTCAGACATGTCTGTTTTCCTTATTGAGTTTTTCCCAGCTACCTTTAGATCGTGACATTCCTTCATGGACTTCTTCAACTGCTGCATTAAGAATTTATTTTGACCCTCTTTAACATTTTGTTCATTCTGGTTCCGGCGCTCACGATATAATAGGGCGGTTAGTTTCCTTTTTAGACGAAGATTCACTCCCTCAAGGTGATCGATATCACACTTGTACTTAATATGTAGTTCATGAATTTCTCTTTTAAGTGCGCCCAGTTGATTCTCGTAGTCCTGTTTTAaactttggttttcttctGTAAGTCTATTCAAGTCATCAATAAATCCATTTATGTTGGGGGAAAAATTGACTACATCACTTAATGAAGCTTGTTCGGAGTCGACGAAACTCAAACCATCAACAGTAGAATTGAATTCGAGATTGTTGTCAGTTAGACTTGAACACCGCGTACTTGATGTTTCACAGGTTTTATCTAACCTTGCTCTTTTTAACGGACTAGCAGAATCTACGATGAGTCTTCTTCGAACAGAGGGTAAAGAAACCACGGGAGAAATATTATGTTGAACACTGTTGTTGATAGCAGAGCAGCTTACGTCCGATTCACTGTGAGATACTGAGACCTTAACAGGTGTGTTTAAATTGACGATATCCAACTCTTCTAGAGGTTCAGCTTCGGGATGTGCGTCGAGATCAATCGGATTGAGTTTACTGTTAGCTAATCTATTTGATTTACGTCGAGGTGTCCATGTCATCAAAGACTGATCAAAATGAAGTGAGCCTAACACAGAATGCTTTGAAGGTTTGAATCCAGGCACACAATATTTAAGCCATATAACCAGTCGCAAAGCGTCACTAGGAAACGTATGGAATGAAATTGATTTGTCACTTCTCTTTGATAAACAGTTAACAACACTGCAATTTGGAGGCATTTCAACTTTTACAAAACAACGCGAATGTGAAACATCACCTCTTGAACTACAGAGAACAACTGGTAACTGAAGCTGTGTATTTCTCAAGGTAACTTCTGTTAACAAGCACACCAAGTACCATTGGGAATAAACCCAAAACATCTTTTGATTCCTGGAATTTTCTGCATATAAACTCCGTGTGTTCTGAGTCATACCATACAGGAAATTCGTCTTTTGGTCCACTCGGGCGAAACCATGTCGAATCCCTATCCTGCcttctcttttgaaattcaaatcatCCGCCTAATACATTTTAGGAATTTGTCTGCTAATGATTAAGGGAGGGCATTAGCCGCTAGATGGCGGGCCAAAATGTGTCATGGCGGCTTTCCCTATTCCGTGTcccatctccttatctctgcgAAGAAGCTCGTCTTATCATTTGCACAAGCAAACAGCGTGAATGTTCCACAGCATTGGctagagaaagaagaagctTCCAAGAACTGGCtaacatgtttttttaaacggaaTGAACGCTTTCGATTAGGAAACCAGAACCTACAAGTCAAGCCCGAGCTGCTGGGATTAACGAGCCTGTAGTCCAGCTATTCTATGGGAATCTACTAGGACTCTacgaaaaacacaaatttccGCCACACAGAATTTGGAACTGTGACGAAACTGGCAACCCTGCAGTTATGCCACATGTAGAAGTAATTGCGCGAAAGGAATAAAACAGGCAATCCTATTGTATTAAAGTCTATTGTGAATTCGACAAATACttgaagtattttttttttaggttcaAAAACCGTTTCAGTGGAAAGAGGGGAGAATGTAACAATGCTTGTCTTCGTGAGTGCAAGTGGTTGCACTGTTCCACccgttttcattttccctaGGAAAAAACCCAATCCAGAATTGGTAGTCCATTGGCCGGCTGGATCATTTGATTAGTGCATCATTCAGGATGGATGAATGGAGGATGGATGAACCAGTGCTGCTGCTCATGGATAA
This genomic window contains:
- the LOC123469892 gene encoding LOW QUALITY PROTEIN: uncharacterized protein LOC123469892 (The sequence of the model RefSeq protein was modified relative to this genomic sequence to represent the inferred CDS: inserted 1 base in 1 codon): MFWVYSQWYLVCLLTEVTLRNTQLQLPVVLCSSRGDVSHSRCFVKVEMPPNCSVVNCLSKRSDKSISFHTFPSDALRLVIWLKYCVPGFKPSKHSVLGSLHFDQSLMTWTPRRKSNRLANSKLNPIDLDAHPEAEPLEELDIVNLNTPVKVSVSHSESDVSCSAINNSVQHNISPVVSLPSVRRRLIVDSASPLKRARLDKTCETSSTRCSSLTDNNLEFNSTVDGLSFVDSEQASLSDVVNFSPNINGFIDDLNRLTEENQSLKQDYENQLGALKREIHELHIKYKCDIDHLEGVNLRLKRKLTALLYRERRNQNEQNVKEGQNKFLMQQLKKSMKECHDLKVAGKNSIRKTDMSETAYQLFLNEKWNSGNKWEXRRYSSFIRDLAINLSFYSNAAYEKLRSIFTLPSVRSLRRYLAPVGCSSGILRNVLPQIQKDIADGKNGKDAVISLDEMSMRKALCYDPQLKKYLGFTDFPDDKPSTRETDHQLLATQVLVFYVVGLDGKLRSPMAYYFTNHLTGQGQAKVLTDVIIACQEFDVNVKVVTFNGLAANMTIVNVLGVNIKFPKKRPKSIPRRARIKTQQTEAGRMKYATMKTTFVHPKTKEDIHVML